The sequence TGAACCTAAGACCCTGTGTTGACAGTAGGTGTAGCTTTACTGTTAACATTGACACCACGGCCTGCAGGTTATTGTCACAGCCAGGTTTTGCAGATAAAACCCATCATGAGTTTGAGCATGGGGGGATTTTAATAGATCATCAGTGTAATAGACACTTGtagtttatttgttcattttgaagTGATGCTATATTCCCTctctgcagagcagcagcctcccTGTCTCACACTAATGGATCCGTTTGTTGGTTTCACTCTGAGAGAAACGTTGGAGCGGGTTTCAGCCTCTCTGGGCTGCAGTCCGACCTCTGCAGAAGTGGCTTCGTACCTCGACAGCCGCGACACTCTGCGACATCTCCGAGAGGAATTTCTGTTGCCCAGAATTTCAGATTTGCCTCCTTGTGGGTAAAAGATGGTGGTGATTTAGATTTGAGAGTGCAGTGTCtattttctgtgaaaatgattgggatttctttctgttttgatgCGTCTGTAGCTGATCTCTCAGTGGTCGATGGCACCAAGGAATGTATCTACCTCGTGGGAAACTCACTGGGGCTTCAGCCCAAACTGACCAGGAAGTACCTGGATGAGGAGCTGGACAAGTGGGCCAAGATGTGTGTTGACTCTCTCATTTGACATTTACAGAAAGGATTTACAACAAGGCATGCATTTTCTTAGAACGCCTCTTTTTGCAGGGctattcatggtcacacagaAGGTTCTCGACCTTGGGCGTGGGCTGAAAACAACATAGAGGACCTCATGGCTAATGTTGTTGGTAAGAGACGTATTGGGCCAGTGTTACCtcagtatttattattatagtagTGGTATTGGTGTCATTTCACAAAATCTGGATTGATTTGAAGCCACTGAAAACTTTTCACAttggttttaatatttctgacCAAATATGCTAAATTCCATCTGCAGGTATTATTTTCTTCAGGGTCTAGCACCTAATAGTTGCTTTGCTAAGACTGTTCATGTGTATCGATCATACTGGAAAACAAGTCCCTACTTTCAATCAGACTATGAATTAAAATGGTCTAAACTCTTTCCAGCTGAGCCTCAAATCAGAAATGACCAGATTAGTGGAACAGAGAGAAGCTGATGGAGAAAAGTTGACACACAGGAAATGGGTTTGGCACAAAACCTTTTTAGGGAAATAACACACTCACTGCATGTTATGGTTCAACTGCTGAGGGTGCTGCAGCCCCCCTGCTGGTTGAGGTTGCACATAAGCGTTTTTCAGGTCACTGCACTTTTAGGGTCCGAAGTGCATGTGCCAGTCTGCAGTTCCATCCTCAGACTCTGCATTGGGCTGATCTGTCATCTGATTTATTTCCACTGTTTGAGTTTATACTCATCATCATTTCCTCAACTTGCTGGTTGGTTAATTTCTCAGATCAGTTATTTCTCAGCTGATGATTTTCAGACCAATATCTCAAAGAGACAGAGCCATAACTCAGTCAGTAAAACTTTGTGTTTCTACTGGTCcatgcagttttaaaatgctttaacaTCTTTGCTTGAACAAATGTGCACGACATGACACAGACatgtctctgttgtgtttttacaggaGCTAAACCTGAAGAAGTGGCACTGATGAACGGCCTGACAGTGAATTTACACCTCCTGATGGTAATTATTTCCCACCACACTGTTACAGTAGGTTTATTATTATCAGAGTCAAGAAATCAGGAATATTCTTGGTTGTGGTTTGTTGGATAGAAAATGTTGGTTGTTAAACATTTTGTCAGACATTTTCTGAACAGGCCTTAAAACAGTCCTGTAAAATATAAACCGTAAGTTTCGTCTATtgcaaagaaaaaagcagagcAAATATTTTGATCCGTTTCAGTGCTAACACTCAGTTTATGCCATCGTACACTCGGCAGCTTTCCTTCTACCAACCCACAGCGACTCGGCACAAAATCCTTTTGGAAGACAAAGCCTTTCCTTCGGATCATGTGAGCAAACCTGCAGATGCTGTTGTTAAAGGCTCTGCCACTGAAATCAGACTTAAACTTGATGTTTACTGGATGTGTAGCTGGTTGCTGAGGCCTGACTGGTTAGTCTCCTCTCACCTCGACTGTCTCCTGTCCTCAGTACGCTGTGGAGTCTCAGATCCGGCTGCGTGGGTTCGAGCCCCAGCAGagcatgctgctgctgtcgcCCAGACCGGTACGTCCCACTGGAGTCGGACACAGCTGATGTCTTCTATTTCTGTCCtgcacttttgttttcatttgtatgaAATACTAAAAAAGCCACCACAGAGCAGCCGTGTCCCTGTCACCAGTCTGAGCAGTGATTGTTGCTGCCACCTGCCCAGGGAGAAGAGACGCTGCGAACCGAGgacatcctggagctgatcgAGAAGGAGGGGGACTCCATCGCTGTGGTGATGTTCAGCGGAGTTCAGTACTACACAGGCCAGCTGTTCGACATGGCTGCCATCACTGAGGCCGGCCAGAGGAAGGTAAAAGTACCATAAGGC is a genomic window of Mastacembelus armatus chromosome 2, fMasArm1.2, whole genome shotgun sequence containing:
- the kynu gene encoding kynureninase encodes the protein MDPFVGFTLRETLERVSASLGCSPTSAEVASYLDSRDTLRHLREEFLLPRISDLPPSDLSVVDGTKECIYLVGNSLGLQPKLTRKYLDEELDKWAKMAIHGHTEGSRPWAWAENNIEDLMANVVGAKPEEVALMNGLTVNLHLLMLSFYQPTATRHKILLEDKAFPSDHYAVESQIRLRGFEPQQSMLLLSPRPGEETLRTEDILELIEKEGDSIAVVMFSGVQYYTGQLFDMAAITEAGQRKGCYVGFDCAHAAGNVELKLHEWGVDFACWCTYKYLNSGAGGLAGAFIHEKHRDAIKPALLGWWGHDLKTRFQMNNVMELQPGVSGFRLSNQPILLVCPLQASLQVFNKTSMQVLRRKSLLLTGYLEYLIQHYYTEDPRQPSKPHIHIITPSDPKQRGCQLSLSFSVPIRKVFQELERRGVACDMREPSVLRVAPVPLYNSFTDVHRFVETLGRALAASSQ